The proteins below come from a single Limosilactobacillus reuteri genomic window:
- a CDS encoding ECF transporter S component produces MTKRSLHLRDIILLALIGIIFGVIYFAAGFVYNGLTVLLTPIGYGPMANDLTMGIWCMAGPLAGFLLRTPGVAFLGEFLGAAVEMLLGDQWGAANLISGAVQGIGSELGFTFTLYKMYNWLTLLISSLTLTFVTFGWDWFRNGYNHFSGQMLIIMLIARFISMFVFSGILVKLISNLLQRAHLIKH; encoded by the coding sequence ATGACTAAACGTTCATTACATTTGCGTGACATTATTTTGCTTGCCCTAATTGGAATTATTTTTGGTGTAATTTATTTTGCAGCCGGCTTTGTCTATAACGGGCTAACTGTTCTACTGACACCAATTGGTTATGGTCCAATGGCTAACGATTTAACAATGGGAATCTGGTGTATGGCTGGACCGCTTGCCGGCTTTTTGCTTCGGACACCGGGAGTGGCTTTCCTTGGTGAGTTTTTGGGAGCCGCCGTTGAAATGCTTCTCGGCGATCAGTGGGGAGCAGCCAACCTAATTTCTGGAGCAGTTCAAGGTATCGGGTCTGAGTTAGGTTTTACTTTTACGCTTTATAAAATGTATAACTGGTTGACCTTGCTCATCTCATCCCTCACCCTTACATTTGTTACCTTTGGCTGGGATTGGTTCCGCAATGGTTATAATCACTTCAGCGGACAAATGCTAATCATTATGCTTATTGCACGCTTCATTTCAATGTTTGTCTTCTCTGGAATTCTGGTTAAATTGATTTCTAACCTTCTCCAACGAGCCCACTTAATTAAACACTAA
- a CDS encoding ATP-binding cassette domain-containing protein: protein MRFNDLSFNFDQQPILKNITAEFTAGKIHLLTGVSGSGKSTILKLIAGLLPKYGGEIVAGAVDVPTDAQIGMVFQDPLMQFALDTPRHELEFTLENCQVPTDKIPERVKKALRFGKVDDLANRLITTLSGGQQQRVALAAATAIQPNVLLLDEPFANIDEENRQLILKQLVRLSSDYHTTIIITDHDLHGYEQLHPLVWQLTKGHLAQLSSKNRNQLLTASATPQITTVLPLSTLPAIIKFDELAIKRDNHSLLLPTNLGIVKNKITLLTGPNGIGKSTLLKAIARLLKYEGKIDYEGENIQKISPGKYYKHLGLIFQHANDQFLNVTVGEELALGFKTCQNPYFNQQQVNEALAALGLNGREDQVVYSLSGGQKKKLQILLMLMRGQETLLLDEPFTGLDPTSLKTVLQLIKASQKEKPQTLLIVSHQLSGLDGFIDYHLTMNHQRLNYVGGSYES from the coding sequence ATGCGATTTAATGATCTTTCATTTAATTTTGATCAGCAACCAATCCTTAAAAATATCACCGCTGAATTTACGGCCGGAAAGATTCACTTACTTACCGGGGTTTCGGGGAGCGGTAAATCCACCATTCTCAAGTTAATCGCTGGTCTCCTGCCTAAATATGGTGGTGAAATAGTTGCGGGAGCAGTCGATGTACCAACAGATGCCCAAATTGGGATGGTATTTCAAGATCCGTTAATGCAATTTGCCCTTGATACGCCACGCCACGAATTAGAATTCACCCTAGAAAATTGCCAAGTACCAACCGACAAAATCCCAGAACGTGTTAAAAAAGCTTTACGATTTGGTAAAGTTGATGATCTTGCTAATCGATTAATCACCACTCTTTCTGGTGGGCAACAGCAGCGCGTGGCTTTAGCAGCTGCTACGGCAATACAACCAAACGTGCTTTTATTAGACGAACCCTTTGCCAATATTGATGAAGAAAACCGCCAACTTATCCTTAAACAATTAGTCCGCCTCAGCAGTGACTATCACACAACAATTATCATTACTGACCACGATTTGCATGGTTACGAGCAACTACATCCACTGGTTTGGCAATTAACTAAGGGACACCTTGCCCAGCTTTCCAGTAAAAATAGAAACCAACTTTTGACAGCGAGCGCTACTCCTCAAATTACCACTGTCCTTCCCCTGTCAACATTGCCCGCGATTATCAAATTTGATGAATTAGCAATAAAACGAGATAATCATTCCTTACTTTTACCAACCAATTTAGGCATTGTTAAAAATAAAATAACTTTATTAACGGGACCAAATGGGATTGGTAAATCTACCCTTCTAAAGGCAATTGCCCGGCTTTTGAAATATGAAGGAAAAATTGACTATGAGGGGGAAAACATTCAAAAAATATCACCTGGGAAATATTACAAGCATCTGGGACTAATTTTTCAACATGCAAACGATCAATTCCTAAATGTAACTGTTGGCGAAGAACTGGCATTAGGCTTTAAAACTTGCCAGAACCCCTATTTTAATCAACAACAAGTCAACGAAGCATTAGCAGCTCTTGGTCTGAACGGAAGAGAAGATCAAGTTGTTTATTCTTTGAGTGGTGGTCAAAAGAAAAAGCTGCAAATCCTGCTGATGTTAATGCGCGGACAAGAAACCTTATTGCTTGACGAACCATTTACTGGTTTAGATCCAACATCTTTAAAGACTGTCCTGCAACTAATCAAAGCATCCCAAAAAGAAAAGCCACAAACTTTGTTGATTGTTAGTCATCAATTAAGCGGACTTGATGGTTTCATTGATTATCATCTTACAATGAATCATCAACGTCTTAATTATGTTGGAGGGAGTTATGAATCCTAG
- a CDS encoding energy-coupling factor transporter transmembrane component T family protein, translated as MNPSLKLLLVILLSLELTFVTKLWINLIVIVMCLLILIHQRFHWRQFCWLAFVPLFPALAIFITIVFFSPSHSFFDGTALFSRLYVYVCLGTAFTFTTDTLTLARSLEQNCHLPSKYAYGVLAALNLIPKMKQAVTTIYTAGQMRGVNLHWWSPTLYFKAILVAIQWSDQLAQAMESRGFVEGQARTATVNIPITSHDWLSFLSIICLVQIIVIAFP; from the coding sequence ATGAATCCTAGTTTAAAATTATTACTTGTTATTTTGCTTTCACTTGAGCTGACTTTTGTAACTAAGCTGTGGATTAACCTGATTGTCATTGTAATGTGTTTGCTAATCCTTATTCATCAGCGATTTCACTGGCGACAATTTTGCTGGTTGGCTTTTGTCCCCCTCTTTCCGGCACTAGCTATTTTTATTACAATTGTCTTCTTCAGTCCTAGTCACAGTTTTTTTGATGGAACTGCTCTTTTTAGTCGACTTTACGTTTATGTCTGCCTTGGAACGGCCTTTACATTTACAACCGATACCTTAACGCTTGCTCGCTCATTAGAACAAAATTGTCACCTTCCTAGCAAATACGCTTATGGGGTGCTCGCCGCTCTTAATCTGATTCCGAAAATGAAACAAGCCGTTACAACTATTTATACGGCCGGACAAATGCGGGGTGTTAATTTACATTGGTGGTCACCAACGCTCTACTTCAAAGCGATTCTGGTTGCTATTCAATGGTCGGATCAATTAGCACAAGCCATGGAATCACGCGGTTTCGTAGAAGGACAAGCACGAACAGCTACCGTAAATATCCCGATTACCAGCCACGATTGGCTTTCTTTTTTAAGTATTATTTGCCTTGTACAGATAATTGTAATTGCGTTCCCTTGA
- a CDS encoding sulfite exporter TauE/SafE family protein — translation MSGVVFVLLLLGIGILSGIISAAAGLASLVSYPSLLALGLPPVMANVTSAFSTVTGNYSSVFSSFKELEHNRRQLWIILPLVFAGSIIGAFLLFAVPSKWFAELVPLCIALAGIILLFPHHPKQSTGTMAGNSKLFGKSRIGQFLSIIGIFIVGIYSGFFNAGAGVLMLTLLTVINRQKNFAVNNALKNVAMTVTNTTSWIVFALETTIYWNYVIPLMIGNVIGGYLGPIIVRHLPGRLMQIIVGIGSLILAISLVIRNLM, via the coding sequence ATGAGTGGAGTAGTTTTTGTTTTATTATTACTGGGAATTGGAATTCTTTCGGGGATTATTAGTGCAGCCGCTGGTTTAGCATCACTAGTCTCCTATCCTTCACTGCTTGCATTGGGGTTACCGCCAGTGATGGCAAACGTAACGAGTGCTTTTTCGACAGTCACTGGTAACTATAGTTCGGTCTTTTCATCGTTTAAGGAATTAGAGCATAATCGGCGACAATTATGGATTATTTTGCCATTGGTATTTGCTGGTTCCATTATTGGGGCTTTTTTGCTATTTGCTGTCCCCAGTAAGTGGTTTGCGGAACTGGTGCCATTATGCATTGCGTTAGCCGGAATTATCTTGTTGTTTCCCCATCATCCGAAGCAAAGTACAGGGACGATGGCAGGAAACAGTAAATTATTTGGTAAATCACGGATCGGCCAATTTTTATCAATCATTGGTATTTTTATTGTTGGGATTTATTCCGGCTTCTTTAATGCAGGTGCCGGAGTGTTAATGCTAACCTTGCTGACAGTGATCAATCGGCAAAAGAACTTTGCAGTTAATAATGCGCTAAAAAATGTTGCGATGACTGTTACAAATACAACATCCTGGATAGTGTTCGCCCTTGAGACGACAATTTATTGGAATTATGTTATTCCGTTGATGATTGGAAATGTAATCGGGGGCTACTTAGGACCGATTATTGTTCGCCACCTGCCTGGCCGTCTTATGCAAATAATTGTCGGGATTGGATCATTGATTTTGGCAATTTCATTGGTAATTCGGAATTTAATGTGA